A genomic stretch from Juglans microcarpa x Juglans regia isolate MS1-56 chromosome 3S, Jm3101_v1.0, whole genome shotgun sequence includes:
- the LOC121257079 gene encoding uncharacterized protein LOC121257079, producing MGGCASKPKEESDILKVSLPTDDVVAPEKAEGETVHADQGTINNVDEIQNEAPLIDLSKEEDEDSSSEQKNTIVKAAPVSIEAHEETAKIAEDTVEDPTNELKDVKVEANNIETNEPAKEEQAEAKIDKSDVVAPLSGEKSDAPLTTA from the exons ATGGGAGGCTGTGCGAGCAAGCCCAAGGAGGAGTCTGATATCCTTAAGGTGTCACTCCCTACCGATGATGTTGTTGCCCCTGAGAAGGCCGAGGGCGAGACTGTTCATGCTGATCAA GGGACCATTAACAATGTAGATGAGATTCAGAACGAAGCACCTTTGATAGACCTCTCCAAGGAGGAGGATGAAGACTCATCCTCTGAACAAAAGAATACTATTGTCAAAGCAGCACCAGTTTCTATTGAGGCACATGAAGAAACCGCCAAGATAGCAGAAGACACAGTTGAAGACCCTACCAATGAATTGAAGGACGTCAAGGTTGAGGCTAATAATATTGAGACTAATGAGCCGGCAAAGGAGGAGCAAGCTGAGGCCAAGATTGACAAATCAGATGTTGTTGCTCCGCTCTCTGGAGAAAAAAGTGATGCACCTCTTACTACCGCATGA